A window from uncultured Desulfobacter sp. encodes these proteins:
- a CDS encoding response regulator, which yields MSEKVLIIDDEQEFTQALAERMTNRGMDVSTSSSAIEGLQSVEEKSFDVVVLDLQMPEMDGIETLKILKKKKPELQVILLTGHATVEKGIEAMKLGAMDLLEKPADLTTLTEKIKKAQAKKMILVEKKAEARIKEIMETRGW from the coding sequence ATGAGTGAGAAAGTTTTAATCATAGATGACGAACAGGAGTTTACACAAGCCCTGGCAGAGCGAATGACGAACCGGGGAATGGATGTGAGCACTTCGAGTTCCGCCATTGAGGGCCTGCAAAGCGTTGAAGAAAAATCCTTTGACGTGGTGGTCCTTGATTTACAAATGCCGGAAATGGATGGCATCGAAACCTTAAAGATCCTGAAAAAGAAAAAACCCGAACTTCAGGTAATTCTTTTAACCGGACATGCTACGGTTGAAAAAGGCATTGAGGCCATGAAACTGGGTGCCATGGACTTGCTTGAAAAACCGGCTGATCTAACCACCCTGACCGAAAAGATCAAAAAAGCCCAGGCAAAAAAAATGATCCTGGTGGAGAAAAAAGCCGAGGCAAGAATCAAGGAAATCATGGAAACCCGGGGGTGGTAA
- a CDS encoding PTS sugar transporter subunit IIA — MEILITELCKSLGVSRTTIERWIRQGKLPVSKKGRTYSFHARDLKNWASNNHISLNLKPRPAQGTEAEVQVSLSTALETGGVYHDIETGPDVPSVIHACVEQIKAVPDNCKTDLTQQLIKREEALSTGVGGGVAIPHPRTPLKYLEQPMVAACFLKNPVDYHALDKQPVSTLFFILFPELKFHLHLLSSLSQCLRNRQFSEFLKTRPEQSELIEKIDALHLTQKM; from the coding sequence ATGGAAATATTAATAACTGAGTTATGCAAGTCTTTAGGGGTATCCCGTACAACCATAGAGCGCTGGATCCGCCAGGGGAAACTGCCTGTGTCCAAAAAAGGGAGAACTTACAGCTTTCATGCCAGGGATCTGAAAAACTGGGCCTCGAACAACCATATTTCCCTTAATCTGAAACCCCGGCCGGCCCAGGGCACCGAGGCCGAAGTGCAGGTCTCTTTGTCCACGGCCCTTGAGACAGGTGGCGTTTATCACGATATTGAGACCGGGCCGGATGTGCCGTCGGTGATTCATGCCTGCGTTGAACAAATTAAAGCGGTACCCGATAATTGTAAAACAGACCTTACCCAACAACTCATTAAAAGGGAAGAAGCGTTGTCCACAGGGGTTGGCGGCGGCGTTGCCATTCCCCACCCGCGAACGCCCCTTAAGTATCTTGAGCAGCCCATGGTTGCAGCCTGTTTTCTTAAAAACCCCGTGGACTATCATGCATTGGACAAGCAGCCTGTATCCACCCTGTTTTTCATTCTGTTCCCGGAATTAAAGTTCCACCTTCACTTACTGTCCTCTCTTTCCCAGTGTTTACGAAACAGGCAGTTCAGTGAATTTTTAAAAACCCGCCCGGAACAATCCGAGTTAATAGAAAAAATTGATGCCCTGCACCTGACCCAAAAGATGTAA
- a CDS encoding chloride channel protein has translation MSKLKQTYNSFYAKFFLFDNRLVLMTAGAVVGIFAGLAAVALRLSLASVLEFLVPYRQYGWAFILPGIGAMLSYLFLDKIMREGAGHGVPEVIYAVSRRGGLLRLRSTFSRLISSFLTIASGGSAGPEAPVVMSGSAIGSNIAKFLGLNDRQRMTLVGCGTAGAIASIFHAPVAGLIFAVEIILGEWKFVNIIPITIAAVAGAQISEAIIPEKELFQHHPFDIFPGDILGSIGLALFTAIISVIFTRTLRQVGGLAKRTPVSPWLRAVMGGCIVGAIGIYMPMVLGEGYHPIMEMISGTFPMTFWLVFLGLFLKIFVTSMTLGWGGSGGIFAPCLVIGSLSGVVFYKAMMFVFPNAAVTSEGAYALLGMTGIMAGVMQAPLSSIFLIAEITGGYEAILLLLLVSSISSTLSHIIEPSSFYFKDLIERGEFMRPGTDARVLSDLSLNEIIDTDYTPISENMIFREFIDLIRNSHRNHYPVVSDETGNYVGMVRVSRIRKYALDPAFYDMIFISQIMDTDMVTVSFDDDLHDVLEFMESFNVDHIPVVDHHRFSGMVSKARILDLYRRELIMQTNVQ, from the coding sequence ATGAGCAAGCTCAAACAGACCTATAATTCGTTTTATGCAAAGTTTTTCCTTTTTGACAACCGGCTTGTGCTGATGACGGCCGGGGCAGTTGTGGGCATTTTTGCCGGCCTTGCAGCTGTGGCATTAAGACTTTCTCTGGCCTCGGTTCTTGAATTTTTAGTACCTTACCGCCAGTATGGCTGGGCATTTATATTGCCCGGCATCGGTGCCATGTTATCCTATTTATTTCTCGACAAAATCATGCGGGAAGGCGCAGGTCACGGTGTGCCCGAAGTGATTTATGCCGTATCCAGACGCGGTGGGCTTTTACGGCTTCGATCGACCTTTTCCAGGCTGATTTCAAGTTTTTTAACCATTGCCAGCGGTGGTTCGGCAGGTCCCGAGGCACCGGTTGTCATGAGCGGGTCCGCCATCGGATCAAACATTGCTAAATTTTTAGGCTTGAATGACCGGCAGCGCATGACATTGGTCGGCTGCGGTACGGCCGGTGCCATTGCCTCCATTTTCCACGCCCCTGTGGCCGGGCTCATTTTTGCCGTTGAAATTATTCTTGGCGAATGGAAATTCGTCAATATTATTCCCATCACCATTGCCGCGGTGGCCGGCGCACAAATCAGTGAAGCCATCATTCCTGAAAAAGAGCTTTTCCAGCATCATCCTTTTGATATTTTTCCCGGTGATATTTTAGGCAGCATCGGCCTTGCCCTGTTCACCGCCATCATATCCGTCATCTTTACACGGACGCTCAGACAGGTTGGCGGGTTGGCCAAACGGACACCTGTATCCCCCTGGCTCCGGGCCGTAATGGGCGGATGCATTGTCGGGGCAATAGGTATTTATATGCCTATGGTGCTGGGCGAAGGGTACCATCCGATCATGGAAATGATCAGCGGCACCTTTCCCATGACATTCTGGCTTGTATTCCTCGGTCTTTTTCTGAAAATATTCGTCACATCCATGACCCTGGGCTGGGGAGGTTCCGGCGGCATCTTTGCACCCTGTCTGGTCATCGGCAGTCTCAGTGGTGTGGTATTTTACAAGGCGATGATGTTTGTGTTCCCCAATGCCGCAGTGACCTCGGAAGGTGCCTATGCCCTTCTGGGCATGACCGGCATCATGGCCGGCGTCATGCAGGCGCCATTGAGCAGTATCTTTTTGATTGCGGAAATCACCGGCGGCTATGAAGCCATCTTGCTTTTACTCTTGGTGTCGTCCATTTCATCAACCCTAAGCCATATTATTGAACCGTCTTCCTTTTACTTTAAAGATCTCATCGAACGCGGCGAATTCATGCGGCCCGGGACGGATGCAAGAGTATTGTCCGATTTAAGCTTGAACGAAATTATTGATACCGACTACACCCCGATATCGGAAAATATGATTTTCAGGGAGTTTATTGATCTCATCCGCAATTCACACCGCAACCACTACCCGGTCGTCTCGGATGAAACCGGCAACTATGTAGGGATGGTAAGGGTTTCACGTATCAGGAAATACGCCCTGGACCCGGCCTTTTATGATATGATCTTTATTAGCCAGATCATGGATACGGATATGGTGACCGTATCGTTTGACGATGACCTTCATGATGTGCTCGAATTCATGGAGTCCTTTAACGTTGATCATATCCCCGTGGTGGATCACCATAGATTTTCCGGGATGGTTTCCAAAGCACGGATACTTGATCTGTACCGCAGGGAACTGATCATGCAGACCAACGTACAATGA
- a CDS encoding universal stress protein, with amino-acid sequence MNYKLLHIFRNTPFGRETFLQSLYFCKAINAYPVVYIPKTDKFLMYFANDVVQVNLDNSFLASPDTAHDHVIALFDEAGIPPRFYKPKNYTASTLPDISSQFDYMCSPRSISDLSSKISLGHLGPKVRRMIKQATFPILIASSVFKPWTSISVFFGGSSNAMNALVLGLKTAISSGFDLKIYTVLEKDNEQAYRDMVRDSDLGELVDQYVKEWCFYQSSEFDQMLYDVPHDSLIVLGAYGHGVIKEILLGSKMEYIQTTVSNNLLVTGPNCSITLK; translated from the coding sequence ATGAATTATAAACTGCTTCATATTTTCAGGAATACCCCCTTTGGCAGGGAAACCTTCTTGCAGTCCCTCTATTTTTGCAAAGCCATCAATGCCTATCCGGTTGTGTACATCCCCAAAACCGATAAATTTTTAATGTACTTTGCCAATGATGTGGTGCAGGTGAACCTGGACAACTCATTTTTAGCCTCTCCGGACACAGCCCATGACCATGTGATTGCGCTTTTTGATGAGGCCGGAATACCCCCCAGGTTTTATAAACCCAAAAATTATACCGCCTCTACCCTGCCGGATATTTCCAGCCAGTTTGATTATATGTGCTCCCCGCGTTCAATCAGCGATCTGTCATCCAAAATAAGCCTGGGCCACTTAGGTCCCAAGGTCCGTCGCATGATCAAGCAGGCCACCTTTCCCATTCTCATCGCAAGTTCTGTATTCAAGCCATGGACGAGTATATCCGTTTTCTTCGGCGGCTCATCCAATGCCATGAACGCCCTAGTTCTCGGGCTCAAAACTGCTATTTCATCGGGATTTGATTTAAAAATCTACACGGTACTTGAAAAAGACAACGAGCAGGCCTACCGGGATATGGTCCGGGATTCTGACCTTGGGGAACTTGTGGATCAATATGTCAAAGAGTGGTGTTTTTACCAATCTTCGGAATTTGACCAGATGCTCTATGACGTGCCCCACGACTCACTGATCGTTCTTGGCGCCTATGGACATGGGGTAATCAAAGAGATTCTTTTAGGCAGCAAGATGGAGTATATACAGACCACGGTCAGCAACAACCTGCTGGTGACAGGCCCCAACTGCAGTATCACTCTTAAATAA
- a CDS encoding rhodanese-like domain-containing protein: protein MKKFFLILVMVMLTASAYASEYNYVSPDKVKSWIETETPVNIVDIQVPEEFKAHHLPGAVPTYSYPVKTDSERAKLDKVVADTKKNQDPVVIVCPRGKGGAKRCYDYLKENGIAEDRLLILEKGQDGWPYKEMVKSD from the coding sequence ATGAAGAAATTTTTTCTGATTCTGGTAATGGTGATGCTGACGGCTTCTGCATACGCATCCGAATATAACTATGTCTCACCGGACAAAGTCAAATCCTGGATCGAAACCGAGACCCCGGTAAACATTGTGGATATCCAGGTGCCCGAAGAGTTTAAGGCACACCACCTGCCCGGCGCCGTCCCCACCTATTCCTATCCTGTTAAAACAGACAGCGAAAGAGCCAAACTCGACAAAGTCGTTGCCGACACCAAAAAGAACCAGGACCCGGTAGTCATTGTCTGCCCAAGGGGCAAAGGCGGAGCCAAACGCTGCTACGATTACCTCAAAGAGAACGGCATTGCCGAAGATCGTCTTTTGATCTTAGAGAAAGGTCAGGATGGATGGCCCTATAAAGAAATGGTAAAATCAGATTAG
- a CDS encoding VTT domain-containing protein has translation MKKLLLIILIAGLIAASFRFGLADYFSLEGIKHSQGRIQAFYHENPALAIAVFTGIYIPSVAFNLPWALVLGLAAGAFFGTFTGTVVVSFASSIGALLACIISRYLLADWVKKKFKDKLDRVNQGFAREGAFYLFALRLIPLFPFFAVNMVMGVTAIRLTTFYWVSQLGMLPATVVFVNAGSQISKIDSLSGILSGKLMISLALVGILPLVAKRFISLLRKKKSVTSQFDSPIAGVPFGLSDDLSPVTADILEKCTNCGACQVQCAFLTRYGTPKEILTTLDPAKQHILSFECSLCGLCRAVCPENIDPGEAFLHLRRVAVANEQVDLSTYSTILGYEKKGTSKLFSCYALPQNCDTIFFPGCTLSGTRPKTTWALFETLRAQTPNLGIVLDCCTKPSHDLGREHYFQRMFEEMLNFLQARGIKRIWLACPNCYKVFTTYAPNMSVESVYEVLAYSNPPCTFSDESTSFKAAPMVVHDPCPLRDQPQVHESVRALLAGMDLSIEKMAFEKKKTLCCGEGGTVGFIDPELARTWIEKRKKTAGNRSIVTYCAGCAGFLNRAAPTVHLLDLLFFPGQAASGHLRTAKAPLTYFHRLALKRKIKKTLPKAFFRERNYRPIQ, from the coding sequence TTGAAAAAACTACTGCTCATTATTCTGATAGCAGGTCTGATTGCCGCCAGTTTCAGATTTGGACTGGCCGATTATTTCAGTCTGGAAGGGATCAAACACTCCCAGGGCAGGATTCAGGCGTTTTACCACGAGAATCCTGCCCTGGCCATTGCCGTTTTCACTGGTATCTACATTCCGTCAGTGGCCTTTAATCTGCCCTGGGCATTGGTTCTGGGTCTTGCGGCCGGGGCATTCTTCGGCACATTCACCGGCACGGTGGTGGTCTCATTTGCAAGTTCCATAGGGGCACTGCTGGCCTGCATCATTTCCCGCTACCTGCTGGCTGACTGGGTCAAAAAAAAATTTAAGGACAAACTTGACCGGGTGAACCAGGGTTTTGCCCGGGAAGGGGCATTTTATTTGTTTGCCCTGCGTCTGATTCCGCTGTTTCCTTTTTTTGCCGTGAATATGGTCATGGGGGTGACCGCCATCCGCCTGACCACGTTTTACTGGGTATCCCAATTGGGCATGCTTCCGGCGACTGTCGTCTTTGTCAATGCTGGCAGCCAGATTTCAAAAATCGATTCACTTTCCGGTATTCTTTCTGGAAAACTGATGATATCCCTTGCCCTTGTGGGAATTCTTCCCCTTGTGGCCAAGCGGTTCATCTCCCTGCTCAGAAAAAAAAAATCCGTTACCAGCCAATTTGACTCCCCAATAGCAGGCGTACCATTTGGCCTGTCCGACGATTTATCCCCTGTGACTGCCGATATTCTTGAAAAATGCACCAACTGCGGTGCCTGCCAGGTTCAATGCGCCTTTTTAACTCGGTACGGTACGCCCAAAGAGATTCTCACCACCCTGGACCCTGCGAAACAACACATCCTCTCCTTTGAGTGCAGCCTGTGCGGCCTGTGCCGGGCGGTATGCCCTGAAAATATTGACCCGGGAGAGGCCTTTCTGCATTTACGAAGAGTCGCCGTAGCCAACGAACAGGTGGATCTGTCTACCTATTCCACAATTTTAGGATACGAAAAAAAAGGGACATCTAAATTATTTTCATGTTATGCCCTGCCCCAGAACTGCGATACCATATTTTTCCCCGGCTGTACCCTTTCCGGAACCCGTCCGAAAACCACCTGGGCACTGTTCGAAACCCTGAGGGCCCAAACGCCGAATTTAGGAATTGTACTGGACTGCTGCACCAAACCGAGCCATGACCTTGGACGCGAACACTATTTTCAACGTATGTTTGAAGAAATGCTAAATTTTTTGCAAGCCCGCGGGATAAAACGGATCTGGCTTGCCTGCCCCAACTGCTATAAGGTTTTTACGACGTATGCGCCAAATATGTCTGTAGAATCCGTGTACGAGGTATTGGCCTATTCAAATCCGCCCTGCACATTTTCTGATGAATCAACTTCTTTTAAAGCGGCCCCCATGGTGGTCCATGATCCCTGCCCCTTGCGCGATCAACCCCAGGTTCACGAATCGGTCCGGGCGCTTCTGGCCGGAATGGACCTGTCTATTGAAAAAATGGCTTTCGAAAAAAAGAAAACCCTTTGCTGCGGAGAAGGCGGGACTGTAGGGTTCATTGATCCTGAACTTGCCCGGACATGGATCGAAAAACGGAAAAAAACCGCAGGCAACAGATCTATTGTTACCTATTGCGCCGGCTGCGCCGGATTTTTAAACCGGGCCGCCCCAACCGTCCACCTGCTGGACCTTCTCTTTTTTCCGGGGCAAGCGGCCTCTGGGCATCTGCGGACGGCCAAGGCCCCGCTGACCTATTTTCACAGGTTGGCCCTGAAACGCAAAATCAAAAAAACCTTGCCCAAAGCTTTTTTTCGGGAAAGAAACTACCGTCCCATACAGTAA
- a CDS encoding sugar phosphate isomerase/epimerase family protein: MKIGMMNNPSNSVYREAEQCGKSGFDFLDLTLEGPNAVDVDVQQLKTILDDYKLGIIGHTDPCLPWAYPVPGIRDACLKELERCARIFSRLGAGVMNIHPCYACPPGMRNQRVSFHIKALPAIVDMAASHGLTLVLENYSAPFDRVSVFTELIARVPGLKLHLDFGHTNFGKDGYEIFCEALGEHLVHVHFSDNRSRNDDHLPLGVGTVNWRQAVDALKAISYDNTITLEIFCNDPQMQIVYLNLNLNMVRSLWNSSV, from the coding sequence ATGAAAATAGGTATGATGAACAACCCTTCAAACTCAGTTTACAGGGAAGCCGAGCAATGCGGCAAATCCGGTTTTGATTTTCTGGATCTGACCCTGGAAGGCCCCAATGCCGTAGATGTGGATGTTCAACAACTTAAAACAATTCTGGACGATTACAAACTGGGGATCATCGGGCATACCGATCCCTGCCTTCCCTGGGCATACCCGGTGCCCGGGATCAGGGATGCGTGTCTAAAAGAACTTGAACGGTGTGCACGAATATTTTCGCGTTTGGGTGCCGGGGTGATGAACATTCATCCCTGCTATGCTTGCCCGCCCGGTATGAGGAATCAACGGGTCTCATTTCACATCAAGGCGCTGCCGGCCATTGTTGACATGGCCGCATCCCATGGGCTTACCCTGGTGTTGGAAAATTATAGCGCGCCCTTTGACCGGGTGTCGGTGTTTACAGAACTGATTGCCCGGGTCCCCGGTTTAAAGCTGCATCTGGATTTTGGCCATACCAACTTTGGCAAGGATGGTTATGAGATCTTCTGTGAAGCGCTTGGAGAGCATCTTGTACATGTCCATTTTTCCGACAACCGCTCAAGGAACGATGACCATCTGCCGTTGGGCGTGGGCACCGTAAACTGGCGGCAGGCAGTGGATGCGTTAAAAGCGATCTCATACGACAACACCATTACACTGGAAATTTTCTGCAATGATCCACAGATGCAGATCGTTTACCTGAACCTGAATTTGAATATGGTACGCAGCTTGTGGAATTCATCTGTCTGA
- a CDS encoding rhodanese-like domain-containing protein: MKWLQFFTPAKSMDTGQAKEFISTHPNQATTILDVRQPSEYEERHIPGAVLIPLSELSDRLEELDPEKPTLVYCAIGGRSRVAAQMLAGKGFKKVINVSGGIKAWESEIAIGDQDLGIDLFSDTEDPALVLKAAYSLEQGLRDFYLTLGGQATNPKVKELFAKLSEIELKHQTSIFQAYLDISGETQKISQKEFEGMVEVKALEGGLSTEQYLGLFNPDLEKETDVISLAMSIEAQALDLYQRLALKINNPDSKQIVQKIASEEKTHLESLGKLMDSLKGTDQ; this comes from the coding sequence ATGAAATGGTTACAGTTTTTTACGCCAGCCAAATCAATGGATACCGGGCAGGCAAAGGAATTTATCTCCACACACCCCAACCAAGCCACCACCATCCTTGATGTCCGTCAGCCCTCTGAATATGAGGAGCGTCACATCCCGGGGGCAGTCCTGATCCCGTTGTCAGAGCTTTCGGACCGGCTTGAAGAACTTGACCCGGAAAAGCCGACCCTGGTGTACTGTGCCATAGGCGGGCGCAGTCGCGTGGCGGCCCAGATGCTGGCCGGCAAGGGATTTAAAAAGGTCATCAATGTATCCGGCGGCATAAAGGCATGGGAATCTGAAATCGCCATCGGAGATCAGGATCTGGGTATAGACTTGTTTTCCGACACTGAAGATCCGGCCCTGGTACTCAAGGCGGCCTACTCCCTTGAACAGGGGTTGAGGGATTTCTATCTGACCCTGGGCGGCCAGGCAACCAATCCCAAGGTGAAAGAACTGTTTGCAAAACTTTCCGAAATCGAGTTGAAACACCAAACCTCTATTTTTCAGGCCTATCTGGATATCAGCGGGGAAACCCAAAAGATATCTCAAAAAGAGTTCGAAGGCATGGTGGAAGTAAAAGCGCTGGAGGGCGGTCTTTCAACCGAGCAGTATCTTGGGCTGTTCAACCCGGACCTGGAAAAGGAGACCGATGTCATCTCCCTTGCCATGTCCATTGAAGCCCAGGCCCTGGATCTTTACCAGCGCCTTGCATTGAAAATAAACAACCCGGATTCAAAACAGATTGTTCAAAAAATCGCCAGTGAAGAAAAAACGCATCTGGAAAGCCTGGGCAAACTGATGGACTCGCTGAAGGGAACAGACCAATGA
- a CDS encoding FAD-dependent oxidoreductase codes for MKKNLVLIGGGHAHMTALENISRFVKKGYQVTVIGPSFYHYYSGMGPGMLGGTYTPSDIRFATRDVVCKQGGTFIKDYATRIDPAAKTILTAGGQSVSYDVVSVNAGSYVSMQDIPEDADNTYPVKPIEKLMEAAEKLKLLFDRKKAVVTIVGGGPSSAEVAGNIWQLAHQTKGNMPEIKILAGKRFMGRFPESVRSRVIRILTKRGIQIFENGYVKKITAESIVMESGESLATDFTFLASGVKPSTLFETSGLPVGPDKGMLVNKYLQSITYPDIFGGGDCICFKDRPLDKVGVYAVRQNPVLLNNLLAQLEGKPLQVFEPGPEYLLIFNLGANFGVLKKKRLVFSGKPAFWIKNYIDTKFMKKFQAIEKTL; via the coding sequence ATGAAAAAGAACCTGGTGCTGATCGGCGGCGGCCATGCCCACATGACCGCACTTGAGAATATTTCCCGGTTTGTGAAAAAAGGGTATCAGGTGACCGTGATTGGTCCCTCCTTTTACCACTATTATTCGGGCATGGGGCCTGGGATGCTGGGCGGAACATACACCCCGTCGGACATTCGTTTTGCCACCCGTGATGTTGTCTGCAAACAGGGCGGAACTTTTATAAAGGATTATGCGACCCGCATTGACCCGGCAGCCAAAACAATTCTCACGGCCGGGGGCCAAAGTGTGAGCTATGATGTAGTCTCGGTAAATGCAGGCTCCTATGTCTCCATGCAAGACATACCTGAAGATGCAGACAATACTTATCCGGTCAAGCCCATTGAAAAGCTGATGGAAGCAGCAGAAAAACTCAAGCTTCTTTTTGACCGAAAAAAAGCGGTGGTAACCATCGTCGGCGGCGGGCCTTCGTCTGCGGAAGTGGCAGGAAACATATGGCAACTAGCACACCAGACAAAAGGGAATATGCCGGAGATAAAAATTCTTGCGGGCAAGCGGTTTATGGGCAGATTTCCCGAAAGTGTGCGAAGCCGTGTGATCCGGATTCTTACAAAAAGGGGTATCCAAATTTTTGAAAACGGGTATGTAAAAAAAATCACGGCCGAATCCATTGTCATGGAATCCGGAGAATCACTCGCCACAGATTTTACGTTTCTTGCATCCGGCGTAAAACCCTCAACACTTTTTGAAACATCCGGCCTGCCGGTGGGTCCGGATAAGGGGATGCTGGTAAACAAATATCTGCAAAGCATCACCTATCCGGATATCTTCGGCGGCGGGGACTGTATCTGTTTTAAAGATCGACCGTTGGACAAGGTGGGGGTGTATGCGGTCCGGCAAAATCCGGTGTTGCTGAACAACCTGCTTGCCCAACTTGAAGGAAAGCCGCTGCAGGTGTTTGAACCGGGACCGGAGTACCTGTTAATCTTTAACCTTGGCGCAAACTTCGGTGTCTTGAAAAAAAAGAGGTTGGTGTTCAGCGGGAAACCGGCATTCTGGATCAAAAATTATATTGATACAAAATTCATGAAAAAATTTCAGGCCATAGAGAAAACCCTTTAA
- a CDS encoding TIGR04283 family arsenosugar biosynthesis glycosyltransferase, producing the protein MNPVISVIIPVYREADCINRTIDKLKSSVSQMLWAIEIIVVDGEPEKSTLQAIKDPDIIKRASPAGRGVQMNHGARAATADLLLFLHADTVLPENALKTILDISRDKGVTAGAFDLAIGDAHPAFRIIEKGATLRSRITRIPFGDQAIFFKSECFWALGGYKSIALMEDVDIMLRLRKKGYKIRFISDPVVTSARRWKKEGMIYTTFRNWMLQLLFYFGVSPEKLKAYYH; encoded by the coding sequence ATGAACCCGGTCATATCCGTGATCATACCGGTGTACAGGGAAGCGGATTGCATCAACCGGACCATTGATAAGCTAAAATCATCGGTATCACAGATGCTGTGGGCCATCGAAATTATTGTGGTGGACGGTGAGCCTGAAAAAAGTACCCTTCAAGCGATCAAAGACCCGGATATTATAAAAAGAGCATCCCCGGCCGGACGGGGCGTACAGATGAATCATGGGGCCCGGGCCGCAACAGCGGATTTGCTGCTGTTTCTTCATGCAGATACCGTTTTGCCTGAAAATGCACTCAAAACAATTCTCGATATCAGCCGGGACAAGGGGGTAACCGCCGGTGCTTTTGATCTGGCCATTGGCGATGCCCATCCGGCGTTTCGCATCATTGAAAAAGGGGCGACCCTGCGCTCCCGGATTACCCGGATTCCCTTTGGGGACCAGGCCATATTCTTTAAATCTGAGTGCTTTTGGGCCCTGGGCGGGTATAAATCCATTGCCCTGATGGAAGATGTGGATATCATGCTCAGGCTCAGGAAAAAAGGATATAAAATCCGCTTTATTTCAGATCCGGTCGTAACCTCTGCCCGGCGCTGGAAAAAGGAAGGAATGATATATACAACCTTTCGCAACTGGATGCTTCAACTGCTTTTTTACTTCGGAGTCAGCCCGGAAAAGTTAAAGGCTTATTATCACTGA
- a CDS encoding DUF3047 domain-containing protein, with protein MNRKTQVLMAVGAAIIILHLAVAVCAEPILTVGDFSQADTGEIIPRLWEPLTFKKIKAHTQYKLVEDQGRIVVKAQSKASASGLIRKIGIDVKKYPILQWQWKITQVNEKSDVTQKTGDDYPARIYVAFEYDPDAAGFWEKTKFETARLVYGEYPPATVVTYIWANRVPKETRVPNPYVDRVMMIAVQSGGEKVGTWVTEERNIYQDYVDSFGHPPPLTSGVAIMTDTDNTGETSTAFYGDIIFKSTLDAPIQ; from the coding sequence TTGAATCGAAAAACACAAGTTTTGATGGCGGTGGGTGCTGCCATTATTATTCTGCACCTCGCCGTTGCAGTTTGCGCCGAGCCGATTTTAACCGTAGGCGACTTTTCCCAGGCAGATACAGGCGAGATAATACCCAGGCTCTGGGAGCCCTTAACATTTAAAAAGATAAAAGCACACACCCAATACAAACTTGTTGAAGACCAGGGCCGAATCGTGGTTAAAGCCCAAAGCAAGGCTTCGGCTTCGGGACTGATTCGGAAAATAGGTATTGATGTTAAAAAATATCCCATTCTTCAATGGCAATGGAAAATCACACAGGTTAACGAGAAATCGGACGTTACCCAAAAAACCGGGGATGATTATCCGGCACGAATTTATGTTGCGTTTGAATATGATCCGGATGCGGCAGGGTTTTGGGAAAAAACCAAGTTTGAGACCGCTCGATTGGTCTATGGCGAGTATCCGCCGGCAACAGTGGTGACCTATATCTGGGCCAACCGGGTGCCCAAAGAGACCCGGGTTCCCAACCCCTACGTTGATAGGGTGATGATGATTGCCGTCCAAAGCGGTGGGGAAAAGGTGGGTACCTGGGTCACAGAGGAGCGCAATATTTATCAGGATTATGTGGACAGTTTCGGACATCCGCCCCCACTGACTTCGGGGGTGGCCATCATGACCGACACGGACAATACGGGCGAGACGTCAACAGCCTTTTACGGGGATATTATTTTTAAATCAACGTTGGACGCCCCGATCCAATGA